In the Magnolia sinica isolate HGM2019 chromosome 15, MsV1, whole genome shotgun sequence genome, one interval contains:
- the LOC131227146 gene encoding F-box protein At2g32560-like yields the protein MLFFVLSSLSFLILLSKSLSPKPLPSWVHEVRLLLSLFWRELACLLVFGDSVARTSTEMSSKKRSLVKVENVEESDELSILDLPELALECILGKLPPSGLCSMAGVCSSLRERCRSNYLWERHMKKKWGQVIGRAAYREWQWFIASRGELGVLDGGKSKGWLGSFSCMWPISWLRSKINGVSKPTSSFPVDSIMSWYLSLESGKFWFPAQVYNREHGHVGFMLSCYDAELSYDCRTDTFHARYPPHGRRTMVIEEGVQWERIRPPPVDTPAHNLHISDCLSDLRPGDHIEIQWRRNKEFPYGWWYGVVGHLESCDGNEHLCRCHNSDTVMLEFNQYTHGSRWRRTAINRKDHREEGNESVGFYAGIRKLQSKEEISMWKRLWPKEVLE from the exons ATGCTTTTCTTCGTGTTATCTTCCCTCTCCTTCCTCATCCTTCTCTCCAAGTCTCTCTCTCCGAAGCCCCTACCGTCATGGGTGCATGAGGTGAGGTTGTTGTTGAGCTTGTTCTGGCGAGAGCTAGCATGCTTGCTTGTTTTCGGCGATAGTGTCGCTAGAACTTCCACAGAGATGTCTTCAAAGAAGAGGAGTCTTGTGAAGGTGGAGAATGTGGAAGAGTCTGATGAATTGTCGATATTGGATTTGCCTGAATTGGCGTTGGAATGCATTCTAGGGAAGCTCCCGCCGAGTGGGCTCTGCAGCATGGCGGGTGTTTGTAGCTCCTTGAGGGAGAGGTGTAGGAGCAATTACCTCTGGGAGAGACACATGAAGAAGAAGTGGGGCCAGGTGATTGGCCGAGCTGCTTATAGGGAATGGCAGTGGTTCATCGCGTCGAGGGGGGAATTGGGTGTCTTGGACGGCGGGAAGTCGAAAGGGTGGCTTGGGTCTTTCTCTTGTATGTGGCCAATTTCGTGGCTGAGGTCTAAGATCAATGGTGTTAGCAAGCCGACGAGCTCTTTCCCCGTTGATTCGATCATGTCCTGGTACTTGTCGCTCGAGAGCGGGAAGTTCTGGTTCCCTGCTCAGGTCTACAATCGCGAG CATGGGCATGTTGGATTTATGCTGTCGTGTTATGATGCTGAACTTAGCTACGATTGCCGCACAGATACCTTTCATGCAAG GTACCCACCACATGGACGGCGGACGATGGTGATAGAGGAAGGGGTGCAGTGGGAGAGAATAAGACCACCGCCGGTTGACACGCCCGCACACAATCTTCACATCTCTGACTGTCTGAGCGATTTACGCCCCGGTGATCATATTGAGATTCAATGGAGAAGAAACAAAGAATTTCCTTATG GTTGGTGGTATGGGGTGGTTGGTCACTTGGAGTCATGCGATGGAAATGAACATCTCTGCCGATGTCATAACAGcg ATACTGTGATGTTGGAATTCAACCAGTACACACATGGATCGCGGTGGAGAAGAACGGCCATAAATAGGAAGGATCATCGGGAAGAAGGGAACGAATCTGTTGGTTTTTATGCTGGCATTAGGAAACTTCAGAGCAAGGAGGAGATCTCCATGTGGAAGCGGCTATGGCCAAAGGAAGTATTGGAATAG